From the genome of Sphingobacterium kitahiroshimense, one region includes:
- the argG gene encoding argininosuccinate synthase yields MKKVVLAFSGGLDTSFCCIYLTQDLGLEVHSVVVNTGGFSDEELKQIEERAYALGVKSHTAIDETEDYYRETIKYLIFGNVLKNATYPLSVSAERVCQATAIANYAKKIGAECVAHGSTGAGNDQVRFDMIFHTLIPGVEIITPIRDLQLSREDEIEYLNKHGVEYSAEKAKYSINKGLWGTSVGGAETLTSNQYLPESAWPTPVTSTEPQQITIDFVKGEPTALNGKALDAVRVIQELQALAQPYGIGRDIHVGDTIIGIKGRVGFEAAASVILIKAHHALEKHTLTKWQLSWKDQIAGFYGNYMHEGQMHDPVMRDIEAFLQSTQETVTGKVIIELHPYRFVVIGIESEYDLMSNKFGTYGEMNAGYTGDDVKGFSKIFGNQTIIWHKVNGK; encoded by the coding sequence ATGAAAAAAGTAGTTTTAGCATTCAGTGGTGGGTTAGATACATCATTTTGTTGTATTTATCTAACACAAGATTTAGGTTTAGAAGTTCACTCAGTAGTAGTTAACACAGGAGGTTTTTCCGATGAGGAATTAAAACAGATTGAAGAGCGAGCTTATGCTTTAGGCGTAAAGTCGCATACAGCTATTGATGAAACAGAAGACTATTACCGCGAAACTATTAAATATTTGATTTTTGGTAATGTATTGAAAAATGCAACTTATCCATTATCAGTATCTGCTGAGCGAGTTTGTCAAGCGACTGCTATTGCCAATTATGCTAAGAAAATTGGAGCAGAATGTGTAGCGCATGGATCTACAGGTGCCGGCAATGATCAGGTACGTTTTGATATGATTTTTCATACCTTAATTCCAGGAGTGGAAATTATTACGCCAATCCGTGATTTGCAATTATCACGCGAGGATGAAATAGAATATTTAAATAAACATGGTGTTGAATATTCAGCTGAGAAAGCTAAATACTCGATTAATAAAGGTCTTTGGGGTACTTCAGTAGGAGGAGCAGAGACATTAACATCCAATCAGTATTTACCAGAATCCGCTTGGCCAACACCAGTAACTTCTACAGAACCTCAGCAGATTACGATTGATTTTGTAAAAGGTGAACCAACAGCATTGAATGGAAAAGCATTAGATGCGGTACGTGTAATTCAAGAATTACAAGCATTGGCACAACCTTATGGTATCGGTCGTGATATCCACGTAGGAGATACCATTATTGGTATTAAAGGCCGTGTAGGATTTGAGGCAGCTGCATCCGTTATTTTGATAAAAGCACACCATGCTTTAGAAAAACATACGTTGACAAAATGGCAATTATCTTGGAAGGATCAGATTGCAGGGTTTTATGGCAATTATATGCACGAAGGACAAATGCACGACCCTGTAATGCGTGATATCGAGGCATTTTTACAATCTACTCAGGAAACTGTAACAGGAAAAGTGATTATCGAGTTACACCCTTACCGCTTTGTCGTTATTGGTATCGAATCGGAATATGATTTAATGTCTAATAAATTTGGAACATACGGTGAAATGAACGCTGGATATACAGGTGACGATGTAAAAGGATTCTCTAAAATATTTGGTAATCAAACCATTATTTGGCATAAAGTTAACGGAAAGTAA
- a CDS encoding N-acetyltransferase — translation MTISEFLIIPAKPEHVAYAEQICNEMFESAKARGTGIARRKPEYVANKMIEGKAVIALHKDGRWAGFVYIETWGHGDYVANSGLIVNPEFRKVGLAKAIKKRVFDLSREKYPHAKIFGLTTGLAVMKINSELGYEPVTYSELTQDEEFWKGCQSCVNYDILLSKDRKNCMCTAMLWDPVDKERELKEKIQRKAEAKERLERITQKQSLLKRIEAKLWKSAKKFVAANFHKSKKVVKEF, via the coding sequence ATGACTATTTCAGAATTTTTAATTATTCCCGCAAAACCTGAGCATGTTGCATATGCTGAGCAGATTTGCAATGAAATGTTCGAGTCTGCAAAAGCTCGAGGTACTGGTATTGCACGTCGCAAGCCAGAATATGTTGCTAATAAAATGATTGAGGGTAAAGCCGTTATTGCTTTACACAAGGATGGAAGATGGGCTGGGTTTGTCTATATTGAAACCTGGGGGCATGGTGATTATGTTGCCAATTCTGGTTTAATTGTCAATCCTGAATTTCGTAAAGTAGGTTTAGCCAAAGCAATTAAAAAAAGAGTCTTCGATTTATCTCGCGAAAAGTATCCACATGCAAAGATTTTTGGTTTAACGACAGGTTTGGCGGTTATGAAAATTAATTCAGAACTAGGTTATGAACCTGTGACCTATTCCGAGCTCACACAAGATGAAGAATTTTGGAAAGGATGCCAAAGTTGTGTGAATTACGATATCCTATTAAGTAAGGATCGTAAAAACTGTATGTGTACAGCTATGCTTTGGGACCCTGTTGATAAGGAACGCGAATTGAAAGAAAAAATTCAGCGAAAAGCAGAAGCAAAAGAAAGATTAGAGCGTATTACGCAGAAACAATCGTTGTTGAAACGTATAGAAGCAAAATTATGGAAATCAGCAAAGAAGTTTGTTGCAGCTAATTTCCATAAGAGTAAAAAAGTAGTTAAGGAGTTTTAA